The nucleotide sequence ATTTGATAAGGAGTTTTCGATGAGCCAATTTGTGCAAAACTTTATTAATGGCGTAGCGGTTGAAAGCCAAAGCCAACGTATTACTTCTGTATTCAATCCAGCAACTGGCGAAGAAACCAAAAAAGTGAAGTTAAGTACTGCTACTGAAGTAGATTCAGCGATTGCCACAGCTGATGCTGCATTTAAAAGCTGGTCGCAGCAATCACCATTACGCCGTGCGAGAATTTTATTTAAATTCAAAGAGTTATTAGAAGCAAACTTTGATGAACTGGCACGTTTAATCAGCTCTGAGCACGGAAAAGTCTATTCAGATGCAATTGGAGAATTGACGCGTGGTTTAGAGGTAGTTGAGTTTGCAACAGGTATTCCGCACTTACAAAAAGGTGAGTTTTCAGCAAATGCCGGGCGTGGTATTGATATCCACTCAATTCAACAGCCGCTTGGAGTTGTTGCAGGTATTACCCCATTTAACTTCCCAGCAATGGTGCCGATGTGGATGTTCCCTGTTGCATTAGCGTGCGGTAATACTTTCGTGTTGAAGCCGTCTGAAAAAGACCCAAGTGTATCCATTCGTTTAGCAGAATTATTAAAAGAAGCGGGCTTGCCAGATGGTGTATTCAACGTTGTTCAAGGCGATAAAGAAGCAGTAGATATTCTTTTAACCGACCCACGCATTCAAGCGGTGAGCTTTGTCGGTTCAACGCCGATTGCTCACTATATTTATGAGAAAGGCTCCGCAAACGGCAAACGTGTGCAAGCCTTGGGCGGTGCTAAAAACCACGCCTTGATTATGCCGGATGCGGATGTGCAAGGTACGGTAAATGCGTTACTCGGTGCAGCATTCGGCGCAGCCGGTGAGCGTTGTATGGCATTGTCGGTGGCGGTGATCGTGGGCGATGAGTTGGCGGATAAAATTGTTGAAGAGCTGATTCCAAAAGTGAAAGCACTGAAAATTGGTGCAGGTTTATTACCGGAAGGGCAAACCGAAAACGATATGGGGCCAGTTATTTCTAAAGAACATAAAGCAAAAATCGAAAGCTATATCGATCAGGGTGTAGAACAAGGTGCAAAACTTTGTGTGGACGGTCGTGGATATAAAGTAGCTGGTCACGAGAATGGTTATTTTGTTGGCGGAACGTTATTCGATAATGTTACTCCTGAAATGACAATCTGGAAAGATGAAATTTTCGGGCCCGTGTTATCGGTAGTGCGTGTGAAAGATTATGCAGAAGGTATGGCGATTATCAACAGCCACCAATACGGCAACGGTAGTGCGATCTTCACCGCAGACGGCGATTCAGCCCGTCAATTTACCCAAGATGTCCAAGCAGGTATGGTGGGCGTGAATATTCCAATTCCAGTACCGATGGCATTCCACTGCTTTGGTGGTTGGAAAGCGTCTATCTTCGGGCCTCTGAATGTGTATGGTCAAGATGGCGTGCGTTTCTACACCCGTATGAAAACTATCACAACCCGTTGGCCGGACAGTGCTGTACGTAGCCAAGCAGCCTTTAACTTCCCAACCTTATAATTATAAGTATTCTTCCTTTTTTGATTGCTTAGCGGTGAGAAATCACCGCTTTTTTATTTTTGCAAAAAATTCTCTAATTTTGATCGCTTGTTTTTTATTCTTATTATTTTTCTCTTAAAAATGTGATCTGAGTAACAGATTTGAAACAAAGTGTTTGGAGAGGGAAATTTAGAATGTTATATTCCTTTTTGAAAAATTTATTTCATTTTTTTGTATTTAAAATAAAACTTCATTTCTCCTTCGCAGTTTGAAGTAAGACTGGCAATAATGCCCTTAATTCTAATCTCACAAGAGGATTTTGTATGAAAATGCGTATTAAATTTGCGTTAAGTGCTTTAACACTGGGCTTATCAATGAATAGCTTTGCAAAAGATGAGCTTGTTGTATTTAGCTTGCCTAACCTATCTAGTCCGTTTGAAGTTCAGCTGCAAAAGGTAGCGGTAGAAACCAGTAAGAAGTTAGAGATTAAATTACAAGTATTAGATGGACAGAGTTCATCAACTAAACAGGCTTCGGACTTAGAAAATGCGATTACGCGTGGGGCGAAAGGTATTATCATTTCTCCAAATGATGTGAATGCAATTTCAGGTGCTGTAGAAGAAATTATTCAAGAGAAAATTCCTGCTGCAACATTAGACCGTAAAGTTGAAAGTAGTAAACCGGTTCCACACTTTGGTGCCAATAACTACACCGGTGGTCAAGAAGTAGCGAAAGCAGTCAAAGCGAAATATCCAGATGGTGCGAAAATTGTTTTATTAACTGGTCAGCCGGGCTCAACGTCAAATATTGAGCGTACCAAAGGTATTCGCGATGAATTAGCTGTTGGTGGTGATAAATATAAAATTGTTGTCGATCAAACCGGTAACTGGTTACGCTCAGAAGGTTTACGTATTATTGAAAGCGTGCTCCCAACCCTAAAAGAAAAACCGGATGTAATTATTTCTGCAAACGATGATATGGCGTTAGGCGCAATTGAAGCGTTACGCAGTCAAGGCTTAAAAGCTGGAAATATTTTAGTAACAGGTTTTGATTCTACGCCGGAAGCTCTAGCTCGCGTTAAAGACGGTTGGTTATATTTAACTGCTGACCAACGACCAAGTTTTGCAGTTAGTACTGCATTAGAGCAAGTGGTTGGCAACATTCGTGATAACAAAGAAGTGAGTGGTGCAGACTATCCACCGAAAATTATTCTAAAAGATAACTTGCAAGAAGCGGAACGCTTTGCAGAAATCAGTGAATAATATTTTATCACCTCCTCATAGAGGTGAGGAGGTTTTTCTTATGGAGGTTGTATGTCCACTCCTTTACTTGAAGTTAAAGATCTTACCAAAAGCTTCTCTGGCGTAATGGCTCTTAACAGAGTAAAACTCACGGTAGAAAAAGGCGAGGTTCACGCCCTACTCGGGGAAAATGGTGCGGGGAAATCAACATTATTGAAAGCTCTTTCAGGTGCACAACCTCAAACGAGCGGTGAGATTATTTTTAACGGCGAAAAACTCAATTTAAATGATTCACCTTTTGAGCGCCAACTTAAAGGCATTGTTACCATTTACCAAGAATTCAATTTACTGCCAAATATGACAGTAGCAGAAAATTTTTTCTTGGGCAGAGAGCCAGTCAATGGCTTGTTTGTCAATGAAAAAGCAGTGAATGATGAAGCACAAATAGTGCTGGATAATCTTGGCTTAAACATTAAACCTGATACCCAAGTTTCCCGTTTAAGTGTTGCTCAACAACAGATGGTTGAAATTGCAAGAGCAATGACCTTAAACGCGAAATTAATCATTATGGATGAACCGTCTGCGGCATTAAGTGATAAAGAAGTTGAAAAACTTCATCAAATTGTAAGAGATCTCAAAAGTCGTGGTGTGAGTGTTATCTATGTTACCCACCGCCTAAATGAAGTATTTGCCTTATGTGATCGCTTTACCGTTTTCCAAGATGGGCGTTATTCGGGCGAAGGTGAAGTGAAAAATGTCACGGTTGATGACATTATCCGAATGATGGTAGGGCGTGAAGTTGCCTTTACTCGTCGCCCTGCTTCGGAAACGCATCATACCCACCGTCCTGTGCGTTTAGCAGTAAAAAATTTACATCGTGAAAAGCCAGCACTTGATCCTCATGGGATTGCATTGCACGGCGTGTCATTTAATATTCATGAAGGCGAAGTTTTAGGCATTGCGGGCTTAGTAGGAGCAGGTCGTACCGAAATTGCTCGCTGTTTGTTTGGTGTAGAAAACTATACCGCTGATGAAATCAGCTTAGATGGTAAACCTTATGCGGCAACATCTCCATTGGATGCGTTAGAAAAAGGTGTGGCATTAGTACCTGAAGACCGTAAGAAAGAAGGTTTAGTTCTGGGCTTACCGATTAAAACTAATATGACGTTGCCGATTCTAGGTAAATTGCTTAAAGGTAATCTGTTCGTCGATAATCAAAAAGAAGATGATTTAATCGAAACTTATCGCCAGGCACTCAGAATTAAAATGGCAAGTAGTGAGCTAGAAGCCCGCAAATTATCAGGTGGTAATCAGCAAAAAGTGATTTTGGCACGTTGTATGGCATTAAATCCCAAAGTGCTAATTGTTGATGAACCGACACGTGGTATTGATGTGGGAGCGAAATCAGAAGTTCACCAAGTTTTATTTGATATGGCAAAACAAGGTGTGGCGGTTTTAGTGATTTCGTCTGACTTACCTGAAATTATGGCAATTTCAGACCGTATTATTACCCTCTCCGAAGGACGAGTAACGGGTGAAATTCACGGCGATGATGCGACCGAAGAAAAATTAATGTCAATGATGGCTGTCGGTGTTCAGCGTGAGCACGCAGTGTAAGCGAGGTTTGTATGACAACACAATTTTTGAAAAACCTAGGAATGGTGGATGACAAAGGCAAAATCGATTTTGTCTATTTCTTTGAACGTTTTGGCGTGTTGATTTTCCTGATTTTGTTAGTGATTTTCTTCACCTCGCAAAACAGTGCATTCTTGTCCCAACGTAACATCTACAACGTTTTAACTGAAGTGTCGATTTTCGGCATTATGGCGGTAGGAATGACCTTCGTCATCTTAACCGCCGGGATTGACCTCTCCGTCGGCTCAATTTTAGCGGTGACGGCAATGTTCGCCGCCTACATTATCAAAGGCGATAATACCGTCACGGTGGAAGCCGGTGCGTGGGGCGGAATGAGCTGGCTGATTGGCTTAGTGATCTGTTTAGGTTTAGGTACGTTCATCGGCTGGTTACACGGCTTGGGCGTGACCAAACTCAAACTGCCACCGTTCATCATCACCCTTGGCGGGATGACCATTTGGCGTGGTTTAACACTCGTGTTGAACAACGGCTCACCAATCGCCGGTTTTGACGAAGGCTACCGCTGGTGGGGGCGTGGCGACATCTTAGGCGTGCCGGTTCCGGTCATCATCTTCGCTGTTGTAGCTATCATCGGTTACTTCGCTTTACACAAAACACGTTGGGGACGCTATGTCTATTCCGTGGGTGGCAACCCGGAAGCCGCTCGCCTTGCTGGGGTGAATATTAATCGCACATTGGTGAGTGTGTATGTGGTGATCGGTGCATTGGCAGGTTTGGCGGGCTTTATTCTCTCCGCCCGTTTAGGCAGTGCAGAATCTGTTGCCGGTGTTTCTTTTGAATTACGTGTAATTGCCTCAGTGGTTATCGGCGGAACTTCGTTAATGGGTGGATATGGACGCATTACGGGTACAATCATCGGTTCGATTATTATGGGCGTGTTGATTAATGGCTTGGTACTGATGGACGTTTCAGCATACTATCAACAAATCATTATGGGCTTAATCATTATCCTCGCCGTTGCCTTCGACACCTATGCGAAGAGCAGAAGAGGGGCGTTATAACCCAGCACACAAGCGGTCTGATTTAGCAAAAAATTTGCAAAAACAGACCGCTTGTTTTTTTATAGCACCAAAACGTAAGGGTTCATACAATGAAAACTATCAAAATCGGCTTAGTTGGCACGGGCTATATTGGTCGCTGCCACGCCATTGCTTACGCACAAGCACCTACACTTTTCCCTCTCAAAGGCAAACTGCAACTCGAATACCTCGCCGAAATCAATCAAACCCTCGCCGATCAAAAAGCCCAAGAATTTGGCTTTGCTCGGGCGACTGATGATTGGCGAAAACTGGTTGCCGATCCGAATGTCGATGTGGTCGATATTTGCACGCCTAATTTCCTGCACAAAGAAATTGCCTTCGAAGCGATTAAACACGGCAAACACGTCTATTCCGAAAAACCGCTCGCCTTAACCGCCGCTGATGCCAAAGAGATGGTCGAGGCAGCGAAAAAAGCCGGGGTAAAAACCTTAGTCGGTTTCAACTACATCAAAAACCCGACCACCCAACTGGCTCGCCAAATTATCCAAAACGGCGAAATTGGTGAGGTGGTGCATTTTTACGGCACGCACAACGAAGACTATCTCGCTAACCCAAACACCCCGATTGACTGGCACTGTTATAAAGCGAAAGCAGGTTTAGGCACGCTCGGCGATTTGGCGGCACACATTGTGAGTATGGCGCACTATCTTGTTGGCGAAGAGATTGTCAGCGTGGTCGGCGATATGCAAACGGTCATCACCGAACGCCCAAATCCACAAAACTTAGCTGAAAAAGTGAAAGTTGAAAACGAAGACCAAGCCACGGCGTTGGTGCGCTTTGCCAACGGCGTAATGGGGACGATTGAAAGCTCCCGTATCGCTTGTGGTTGCAAAATGGGGCTAACCTATGTAGTTACCGGCACCAAAGGCACGCTCAGCTACACCCAGGAACGTATGGCAGAGCTGAAACTCTATTTGCACGATGAAGATAAATCCCGTCAAGGTTTTAAAACCATTTTAGTCGGACCAGAACACCCCGACTATGCCGCTTTCTGCGTGAGTGCCGGCCACGGCATCGGCTTTAACGACCAAAAAGCAGTGGAAATTCGCGATCTCGTCAATGGCATCGCCGCCGATGACCGAATGTTCCCTGATTTTGAAGAAGGCTATAAAATCTCCCGTGTGTTGGAAGCGATTGCAAAATCGGCGGAAGAGAGACGGTGGGTGGAAGTAGAGGAAATTTAACTTTCTCATCAAAACAAAAAAGCGTAAATCCATTTGATTTACGCTTTTTTTATTGCTTTATAAGCGGTCGGTTTTGCAAATTTTTCTGCAAAACCGACCGCTTGTTTATCAGTGAATAAAATTACGCCACTTCGCTTAATTTAACCGGGCGATTTTCTTCCAGTGATTTTTTCGCAGCTAACGCAATCAGAACAGGCTGTAAGCCATCGTTACCGTTTACGAGCGTCGGTTTGTCATTGACCACAGAGTCCACGAAACAGCTGATTTCGTCTGCGAAGGATTGCATATAACGCTCTAAGAAGAAGTATTTTGGTTTTTCTGCAATCACGCCGTTTTCGCCGGAGAACACGGCGGTTGAGCCGGTGTCGTTGGTGATATGGATTGCGCCTTTTGAACCGAAGACTTCAGCACGTTGGTCGTAGCCGTAAGCCGCTTTACGGCTGTTATCGATTACGCCGATTGCGCCATTTTTCAGTTTTAGAGTAATCACTGCGGTGTCGATGTCGCCCGCTTTGCCGATTTCAGGATTGACTAGTACGGTTCCCACTGCAAACACTTCTTCCACTTCACTGCCAGATAAGTAACGAATCATATCGAAATCGTGAATGGTCATATCAAAGAACATACCACCAGAGACTTTCACATACTCAATTGGCGGTGCGTCCGGGTCACGAGAAGTGACGCGAATAACGTGCGGTTCGCCGATGTCGCCGGCTGCAACGCGGTCTTTAATCGCTTTGAAGTTGTGGTCGAAACGGCGGTTGAAACCGACTTGGAATTTCACGCCCGCTTTTTCCACTGCCGCTAACACCTCGTGAATTCTTGCCGGATCTGCATCCACCGGTTTTTCACAGAAAACGTGTTTGCCAGCAAGGGCAGCTTCAATTGAGATTGGGGCGTGAGTGTTGGTGGATGAACAGACTAACACTGCATCGATTTCCGGATCTTGCAAGATTTGTTTGTAGTCATCATAAACGTGCGGAATGCCCATTGATTTCGCCCAAGTGGTCAGCTCATCGGTGATACGAACATCCGAAATCGCTTTAATTTCTGCGCCTTTCACATATTTGCTGATACTTTCTGAATGCACACGACCAATACGGCCTGCGCCGATAATTCCTACTTTTAACATCTTAAACTCCTGCGGTTTCACGGATATATTTTCTGCCTTTGAGGGCGTATTCAAATGGGTTAGCGAGTGCCGGGTCTTGCTCAGCTTCTACCACCATCCAGCCTTTGTAGTCATGTTTTTCGAGAATGTCGAAAATTGGTTTGAAGTCGATCACGCCATCGCCCGGGACGGTAAATGTGCCTTTTTTCACGCCTTCTAAGAAGCTCAAATCTTTCGCTTTCACTTCGGCAACCACTTCATCACGCACATCTTTTAAGTGAACGTGAATGATGCGGTCGATATATTTTTCTAACACGCCGAGCATTGCTTTTTGGCAGCCTTCGGAGTAGTAAAGGTGACCTGAATCGAATAACAGATAGACATCGTCATTCACTTCCGCCATATAGCGATCGACTTCTTCTGGGGTTTGAATACCTGTGCCCATATGGTGATGCAAGCAGACTTTCATGCCTTTTTCCGCGGCCAGTTTTGCCAGCTCATTATAGCCTTCTGCCATACGTTTCCAGTCGGCATCATCAAACACCGGTTTTTCTTTAAAGACGGATTTGGTTGTGCCTTGAATACTGCGACTCTGCTCGGAACAGCCGATCACTTTTGCCCCCATGGCGTGCAGGAAATCACGGTGTTTGATGAACTCGGCGATAGTCTCTTCACGTTTGCCATCAACAAAGAAGGTGCTGAACCATGCATTACAAATTTGAATGCCGCGCACCTCTAATTTGCGTTTTAGCACTTCCACATCTCGTGGGTATTTGTTACCTACTTCACAGCCAGTGTAGCCCGCTAATGCCATCTCGCTGACACACTGCTCAAAAGTGTTTTCTGCACCGAGTTCTGGCAAGTCATCATTTGTCCAACCA is from Mannheimia varigena and encodes:
- the iolE gene encoding myo-inosose-2 dehydratase; the protein is MKAENIQLGIAPIGWTNDDLPELGAENTFEQCVSEMALAGYTGCEVGNKYPRDVEVLKRKLEVRGIQICNAWFSTFFVDGKREETIAEFIKHRDFLHAMGAKVIGCSEQSRSIQGTTKSVFKEKPVFDDADWKRMAEGYNELAKLAAEKGMKVCLHHHMGTGIQTPEEVDRYMAEVNDDVYLLFDSGHLYYSEGCQKAMLGVLEKYIDRIIHVHLKDVRDEVVAEVKAKDLSFLEGVKKGTFTVPGDGVIDFKPIFDILEKHDYKGWMVVEAEQDPALANPFEYALKGRKYIRETAGV
- the iolG gene encoding inositol 2-dehydrogenase; its protein translation is MLKVGIIGAGRIGRVHSESISKYVKGAEIKAISDVRITDELTTWAKSMGIPHVYDDYKQILQDPEIDAVLVCSSTNTHAPISIEAALAGKHVFCEKPVDADPARIHEVLAAVEKAGVKFQVGFNRRFDHNFKAIKDRVAAGDIGEPHVIRVTSRDPDAPPIEYVKVSGGMFFDMTIHDFDMIRYLSGSEVEEVFAVGTVLVNPEIGKAGDIDTAVITLKLKNGAIGVIDNSRKAAYGYDQRAEVFGSKGAIHITNDTGSTAVFSGENGVIAEKPKYFFLERYMQSFADEISCFVDSVVNDKPTLVNGNDGLQPVLIALAAKKSLEENRPVKLSEVA
- a CDS encoding Gfo/Idh/MocA family protein; the protein is MKTIKIGLVGTGYIGRCHAIAYAQAPTLFPLKGKLQLEYLAEINQTLADQKAQEFGFARATDDWRKLVADPNVDVVDICTPNFLHKEIAFEAIKHGKHVYSEKPLALTAADAKEMVEAAKKAGVKTLVGFNYIKNPTTQLARQIIQNGEIGEVVHFYGTHNEDYLANPNTPIDWHCYKAKAGLGTLGDLAAHIVSMAHYLVGEEIVSVVGDMQTVITERPNPQNLAEKVKVENEDQATALVRFANGVMGTIESSRIACGCKMGLTYVVTGTKGTLSYTQERMAELKLYLHDEDKSRQGFKTILVGPEHPDYAAFCVSAGHGIGFNDQKAVEIRDLVNGIAADDRMFPDFEEGYKISRVLEAIAKSAEERRWVEVEEI
- a CDS encoding sugar ABC transporter ATP-binding protein: MSTPLLEVKDLTKSFSGVMALNRVKLTVEKGEVHALLGENGAGKSTLLKALSGAQPQTSGEIIFNGEKLNLNDSPFERQLKGIVTIYQEFNLLPNMTVAENFFLGREPVNGLFVNEKAVNDEAQIVLDNLGLNIKPDTQVSRLSVAQQQMVEIARAMTLNAKLIIMDEPSAALSDKEVEKLHQIVRDLKSRGVSVIYVTHRLNEVFALCDRFTVFQDGRYSGEGEVKNVTVDDIIRMMVGREVAFTRRPASETHHTHRPVRLAVKNLHREKPALDPHGIALHGVSFNIHEGEVLGIAGLVGAGRTEIARCLFGVENYTADEISLDGKPYAATSPLDALEKGVALVPEDRKKEGLVLGLPIKTNMTLPILGKLLKGNLFVDNQKEDDLIETYRQALRIKMASSELEARKLSGGNQQKVILARCMALNPKVLIVDEPTRGIDVGAKSEVHQVLFDMAKQGVAVLVISSDLPEIMAISDRIITLSEGRVTGEIHGDDATEEKLMSMMAVGVQREHAV
- a CDS encoding CoA-acylating methylmalonate-semialdehyde dehydrogenase, coding for MSQFVQNFINGVAVESQSQRITSVFNPATGEETKKVKLSTATEVDSAIATADAAFKSWSQQSPLRRARILFKFKELLEANFDELARLISSEHGKVYSDAIGELTRGLEVVEFATGIPHLQKGEFSANAGRGIDIHSIQQPLGVVAGITPFNFPAMVPMWMFPVALACGNTFVLKPSEKDPSVSIRLAELLKEAGLPDGVFNVVQGDKEAVDILLTDPRIQAVSFVGSTPIAHYIYEKGSANGKRVQALGGAKNHALIMPDADVQGTVNALLGAAFGAAGERCMALSVAVIVGDELADKIVEELIPKVKALKIGAGLLPEGQTENDMGPVISKEHKAKIESYIDQGVEQGAKLCVDGRGYKVAGHENGYFVGGTLFDNVTPEMTIWKDEIFGPVLSVVRVKDYAEGMAIINSHQYGNGSAIFTADGDSARQFTQDVQAGMVGVNIPIPVPMAFHCFGGWKASIFGPLNVYGQDGVRFYTRMKTITTRWPDSAVRSQAAFNFPTL
- a CDS encoding ABC transporter permease codes for the protein MTTQFLKNLGMVDDKGKIDFVYFFERFGVLIFLILLVIFFTSQNSAFLSQRNIYNVLTEVSIFGIMAVGMTFVILTAGIDLSVGSILAVTAMFAAYIIKGDNTVTVEAGAWGGMSWLIGLVICLGLGTFIGWLHGLGVTKLKLPPFIITLGGMTIWRGLTLVLNNGSPIAGFDEGYRWWGRGDILGVPVPVIIFAVVAIIGYFALHKTRWGRYVYSVGGNPEAARLAGVNINRTLVSVYVVIGALAGLAGFILSARLGSAESVAGVSFELRVIASVVIGGTSLMGGYGRITGTIIGSIIMGVLINGLVLMDVSAYYQQIIMGLIIILAVAFDTYAKSRRGAL
- a CDS encoding sugar ABC transporter substrate-binding protein, with translation MKMRIKFALSALTLGLSMNSFAKDELVVFSLPNLSSPFEVQLQKVAVETSKKLEIKLQVLDGQSSSTKQASDLENAITRGAKGIIISPNDVNAISGAVEEIIQEKIPAATLDRKVESSKPVPHFGANNYTGGQEVAKAVKAKYPDGAKIVLLTGQPGSTSNIERTKGIRDELAVGGDKYKIVVDQTGNWLRSEGLRIIESVLPTLKEKPDVIISANDDMALGAIEALRSQGLKAGNILVTGFDSTPEALARVKDGWLYLTADQRPSFAVSTALEQVVGNIRDNKEVSGADYPPKIILKDNLQEAERFAEISE